TTTCGACTATCTGCGCCCGATTGCGGGGCGGACGCTGTTCACGGCGCTCCGGCACGGTCCGGATGGCGAGCAGATCTATGCGGTCATGCATATGGAAGGAAAGCCCACGGCCGAGATCGACCCGCTGAGCCTGCCGGTGCCGGGGATCGGGGGCGGCGGCTGGGAGGTCGCGTTGCGCACGCCCTCGATCGGCCCGGATTATCATGGCGGCCCGATCACGCTGAGCGACTCGATGGCTCTGGTCTTCTCGCGGCATCTGCCGGAGTAGCGCGGGCCGGGTCTCGGGAAATCCCCTCCTTCGGGACACTGCGCGGGCGGGCCGGGGGCAGGGGCAGGACGCCCGCGTGCTGCCGGTAACGTCGGGCGCCTCTTATTTGCGGAACATCGCGCCGCAGGCGCCTTGCGAGTGGTTCTTGCCGGGCATGGTCGACGGAACCGTCTCTCTGCCGCGCGGGGCCTGTCGTGCTCAGCTGCCCGAAAGATAGACCTCGACCGGGCGGACCGGGCGGCCGTCGGACCATTGCCCCATGTCGAAGTCCAGCTGATCGGCCCGGGCGCCCTCGCGGATCACCCGGTCGAGCGCGGACCAGAGATAGCGCCAGTCGAGAGTGTCCTCGGCGCCGACGCCATCAAGCAGCAAGAGCGAAAGCAGCGGCCGGAAGAAGCTGGTATCGTCGGTCGCCTGCTCGTGATTGGCGAAATGGCCGGGGCAGCCATGGGTGTCGGTCTGCGACAGGTACATCCGCTTGCGATCGGTGGCGATGGCGCCGAAGGGGGTGTCCCATTCGGATTTCGGCACGATCCAGTCGGCATCGCCATGCAGGATCGCAACCGGCATGGTCAGCGCCTTGCCGGTGACGCCGAGGTTCACATCGTCCTGAAGGCTGTCGAGCGCCTGCCCGATCTGGCCCGGGGCAGAAGCGGCCGAACTGCTGGGGACCGGGTCGGCGGTCACGACCTGCAGCGGCATGAGATTGGCGGGCAGCCCGTCTTCGGTGACATACCAGGGCCAGCTCAGCGCGAAGAGCCCGCCCAGCGAATGGCCATAGACATAGGTATCGACCGCGACATCGGGGCCGAAGCCGACCCGGGCATAGGCATCCGAAACGCTGGCCAGCGCGTTCTTCATCCATGTCTCCTGGGAGGGACGCAGCCCGTCGCCGAAGACCTCGTCGAGCAACTCGGCCACCGTCATCAGCCCGCGGGGGGGAAAGCTGCAGAAGCCGGTCTGGAAATTCGGAAAGAACACCGTGTAGCCCTGACGGACGAGATGTTCGAGATGGGCGCGGTAGATCTGCGCGGCGCCGAGCACGAAACCATGCAGGAAGATCACGGCCTTGGGGCGTCCGTTCTGCCCGAGCCAGGGCGTCCCGGGGCGGTAGACCTCGATATAGCTGCCGGCCTGGCATTTCCCGAACCGCTCGACGGTGAAGTCGGGCGAGGTATAGACGGCGCTGTAATCTGGCCGCGGCGGTGCCTTGGGGCGCAAGGGCCCGACCAATCGGCAGAGCCCGGCCTGGACAAGATAGCCGAAGGTGGTGCGCAGATCGCTCAGAAGCATCGACACGGGCCCGGGCCTCCCCTTGACGGATCGTCACCATGAAAGGGCGGGACGGGCGATGGGTCAAGCGATTTGCACAATCTTTCCGCGACCTCCCTTCGCCTTTTCGGCAAGCTTCGGCGCGGATGTCATGCGGCCCCCTTCGAAAAGGGGGCCGCGGCACGGCCGGTCGGGGCGCCGGGTCAGGCGCGTTCGGGCACCTCGAGGCCGAGCCAGTCGCGATAGAAGCTGTCGATATCGGGTTCGAAATCGTGGATCACCGGATACCAGGGCGTCGGCGCCTCGACATCCAGCAGATCGCCCGAGAGCGGGCAGAAATACTCGCGGATCACCTGCCACTCGGTCGAGGGCGCCATCAGTTTGGGATAGATCTTTTCCATCGCCTCGGGCGTGTCGCGGACCCGGACCCTGGCATGCAGTTTCCAGTTCTCGGTCCAGTCGCAGAAATCATGTCCGGCCCAGCTGCGGATCACCCATTTCCTGTCTTCGGCGCGCTGGACGATGAAGAGCTTCGGCCCCAGCGGCAGGATGATCTGGTCGTCCCAGGGCACCTGGTCCTGCAGGATCTTCAGGTAGATCTCGAACCGCTCGCGGTCCTTGGGCATGGACAGCATCTGGTGCAGCGTGTCCTGGTCGATGGTGCCGTCCACGAGATCGCGGATCTTGGCTTCGGTATAGGCCATGTCTGTTCCTCCCTTTCTGAGACGGGCGCCGGGATCGCCCGGCGCCCGGGTTGGGTCATTCCTCGACCAGCTGGACGATGGTCACATCGGGCAGTTCCGACAGGTCCATCGAATAGTCCTTGCCGTAGGAGGGGATCGGCAGATCGGCCTCCTTCAGCTGCCAGCTTTCGGGAAGATCCCAGAACGCCCGGAAATCGCGTTCGAATTTCGGGCCGAGCTTGAACGAGGCGGCAAACATCTGTTGGACCTGGGTGCCCGCCTCCTTGGCGAGGATCTTCTCGCGTTCGGCTTTCATCCACTCGCCGGTGGGCACCGACTGGGCCAGCCGCTCCTGCCGGATCTCGGCGCGGCGGGCCTCGGTCGCGGCCAGATCGGCCACCGCCTGGCCGCGCGCATCCTCGCTCAGCACGACGCCATAGACGTCACCGGCAAGCCGGGCGAGCAGGTAGCCGCCATTGACATCGGCTGCCACCGCCTCGGGCTTGCGGTCGAGCGGGTCGCCGAAGCCCGGGCCGCCGCGCATGTAGTTGAGGTAGAGATCGTAGTCGTCGAACATCTCCTCGGTGGTGATGGCCTGCTTGTCGCGCTTTATCCGGGCGCCTTCCAGCATGCCGTCCCAGACCGGGTTCTCGGGGTCGGTATCGCCGCCCCAGGGGATCGGCTCGCCCCTGGCGATCTTCTCCTTCAGCCCGGTGTCATGCGCGGCGAAGCGGTAGCCCGAGGCCGCCGGATAGCCGCCCATCAGCCCCCAGTCCGAGCTGATATGGCCGTTGCCCATGAAGAACATGGTCCAGTCCTTCGCGTTCCAGACCATGCGCAGGCTCTCGAAGCCGCAGCCGCCGCGATACTTGCCCGCGCCGCCCGACGAGGCCTTGATCTGGCGGCCGAGATAGACCAGCGGCTCGGCCAGTTCCCAGATCTCCATGTCGCCCATGTCGCCTTCGGGGTTCCAGATCGCCGCCGCATGGCTGATGCCGTCGCGCACCGCCGAGGCGCCTATCCCGTTGGCCGCGCATTCGAACGAGTTCACGGCATGGATCTCGTCATACTGGTTGAAGCCGCCGCCCTGGAGCCAGTTCGAGGTATTGGCATTGCCCGCATTGACCTCTTCGAGATAGCCGCGCCCGAAATAGCTGCGCGAGAGGCCCCGCCAGAGCGCCGTCCAGGACGAGACCAGGAAGTGCCAGCTATAGGCGAAGGCCACGCGCCGGTCGTCGGGGTTCATCCAGGTGCCCTTGGGCAGCCGGAACTCGGTCCCGTAGGCAGCGCCGTCATTGATCATCTCGCTCGGGATCAGGCTCTGGGTCATCATCACCCAGATGCCCGAGGTGAAGCTGACCGAATGGGCGTTGTAGGTATGCCAGCCCCATCGGCTGGAGCCCTCGAAATCGAGCCGCCAGGTCCCGTCCTTGCGGATCGTCATCTCGGAGGGCGTGTGCATGATCGTGTCGACCTTGGCGAAGTCGGACGGCACCCGCACATCCTCGTGGCTGTAGGGCACGTCGACGAAGCCCACCTGGCGGTAGGTGCCCGGAATGGTCATCGCCTTGATCCGGTTCTGCAGGCCCAGCCGGCCATGCTCGATCGCCTCGTAGGCGAATTGCCAATAGGATTCGATGCCCTCGTCGGCGATCACCTCCTCGACCAGCTTGCGGATCATGTGGCAGCCCGCGACCCGGGTGCGTTCGTCGAGCATCCAGTAGCGCGTGGTGCGCACCGCGCGCTGGCTTTCATGCAGCCAGTCGCGGAACAGCGTGTCGTTCTCGCCGATCTTGCGGCAGGTCACCGAATAGCCGTCGCCGAAGCGCTGGACCTGGCCCGTGGTCATCGAGCCCGGGCCGACGGCGCCGGTATCGATCACATGGGTCACGCCGCCGACCCAGCCGATCAGCTCGCCCTCGTGGAAGATCGGCACGATGGTGTGGATGTCGCAGGGATGGACGTTGCCGATCAGGCTGTCATTGTTGCAGAAGATGTCCCGGTCCCTGATGCCGGGATTGGACTCCCATCCGTTCTCGATCATGTATTTGATCGCGGCCCCCATGGTGCCGACATGGATGATGATGCCGGTCGAGGTCAGGATGCAGTCGCCGGCCGCGTTATAGAGGCTGAAGCACAGCTCGCCCTCCTGCTCGACGATGGGCGAGGCCGCGATCTTCTTGGCGGTCTCGCGGGCATCGACGACGCCGGCCCTGAGCCGCGAGAACAGCTTGTTGTACTTGATCGGGTGATCGTCCCGAAGCTCCATATGGCGCAGCCCGGCATAGTGGCCGCTGCTTTTCGTGGCCTCCATGATCTTGTCGCGGTGCTGCTTGAGGGTCTCGCCGCCGCGGACGATGCCCTTGATATCGCTCTGGATGTTCATGTGGTTTCCTCCCTTTCGCGCGTCACAGTTCCTTGAGATGGAACAGCCGGTGTTCGTCGAGCCAGGTCTCGAACCCGTCCGGCACGACGAAGGTCGTGGCGTCGGATTCGATGATCGCGGGGCCGACGATCTGGTTGCCGGGCAGAAGCGCTTCCATCTGGTAGAGCCGGGCCTCGACCCAGCGGCCCTTGCGGTAGAACTGCCGCGTGCCGATCCGCGCCTCGCGCGGCGGGGCGGCGTCCTGCAGCTCTTCCTCGGGGATCTTCGGTTTCGGGATCGGGACGGTGCCGCGCATGATCGCGCCGGTCACCGAATAGCCCAGCTCGGGCGAGCGGGCCGAGGCGGCATAGACCCGGCCATAGGTGTCGTTGAAGGTGTCGACCAGCCGGTCCCAGTCATCGGCATTGCCGGCCGAGCCGATCGGGCTTTCGATTTCCAGATCGTTGAGCTGGCCGCGATACTGCATCCGGAAGCCGGGTTGCAGTGCGACCTTGTCGGCGGCATAGCCGTTGCGCTCGAATTCCTCCAGAACCCGCTCGGTCAGCTCGTCCCAGGCGGCCTGCAGCATCTCGGCCTGGGCGGCCTTGTCGGCCTCATGGGCGTCGGTGTCGATATTGATGTCGAGCGACTTGTCATAGCGGTATTCGAAATCGGCCGCCGCACAGCCGAAGGCCGAGAAGCCCGCCGCCCAGGCCGGCACGATCACGTCCTCGAAGCCCAGCCCCTCGGTATAGCCATAGGTGTGGACCGGCCCCGCGCCGCCATAGCTGAAGCAGGTGAAGCTGCCCGGGCTGTAGCCCTTGCCCGAGATCATCGCACGCATGTAGTCGCGAAGCTCGGCATCCAGCAGCTCGATCACCCCGGCCGCGGCATCCTCGACCGACAGCCCCAGCGGGTCGGCAAGCTGCACCTTGACCGCGTCCCAGGCGCGCTGCCGGTCGAGCTTGACCTGGCCGCCGAGGAAGTTGTCGGGGTTCAGATAGCCCAGCACGACATGGCAGTCCGAGACCGAGACCGTGTCGATGCCGCTTTCGGCCCAGCACACGCCCACCCGGTAGCCCGCGCTGTCGGGGCCGAGCTTGATCGCCTTGGTATAGGGGTCGAGCCGCACGAAGCTGCCCGCGCCCGCGCCGACCGAGTCCATCGCCACCAGCGGCAGCGACAGCACCAGCCGTGCCATGTCGGGGTCGTTGCGGATGGTCAGCTCGCCTTGCGTGATCAGCGCCACGTCGAAGGAGGTGCCGCCGATATCGGAGCAGGCGATGTTCCTGTAGCCCAGCTTCTCGCCCAGATACTTGGCGCCGATCACCCCGCCGATCGGGCCCGAGACGATGGTGCGCGCCAGTTCCTTGGCCTTCCAGGAAATGGTGCCGCCATGGGTCGCCATCACCCGGAAATCGAAGCGCGAGCCGTGATCCTTGAAGGCGCCCGAGATGCCGTGCAGCGTCTGGCGCGAGGGCTCGGCGGCATAGGCCTCGAGCACGGTGGTATTGGTGCGGTGGGTCTCCTTTCGGACCGGGTAGTAGTCGGTCGAGGCGAAGACCGGGATCGTCTTGCCGCTGGCCCTGATCTCCTCCTCGACGATGTCGCGGACCCGGCGTTCATGGGTCGGGTTCTTGTAGGAATGCAGAAGCGAGATAACGATCCCCTCGACATCCTCGGCGATCAGCTCGCGCGCGGCGGTCCGGGCCGTTTCCTCGTTCAGCGGGATCACCACCGTGCCCATCATGTCGATCCGCTCGGCCACGCCCCGGGTCAGGTCGCGCGGCACCAGCGGATCGTCGTAGTAATGCGTGTTGATGTGGATGCGGTCCTCATAGGCGAAGCCCAGATAGGCCTGGATCGCGCGGCCCATGCGGTGGAAATCTTCCATCCCGGCATTGACGATCAGCCCGACCCGAAGCCCCTTGCGCTGCACCACCCGGTTCAGCATCGCGGTGCCGGAATAGACCCCGGTCTGGATGTTGCGCAGCGCGTCCTCGAGCGTGAGGCCCCAGTGTTCGAGCCCCTCGCGGCTGGATTCCAGCAGGCCCTGGGCCTCGTTCGCGGGCGTGGTCTGCGCCTTGCCCACGACGAAGTCGCCCTCGGCATCGACGAAGAAGGTGTCGGTCATGGTGCCCCCGGCGTCGATGCCGAGCACCTGCACCGACCGCGCGTTGCGTCCGGTCTGTGTCATGCGTGTTTCCTCCCGTTTCAGCGCCGTCGCGAGGCGCCGTGCCGCCAGAGTAGCGGGCCGGGCCGGGCGCCGGTCCTGTCCGGGCGTCGGGGCGGCGTCCGGACAGCCGGCACGGCCTCGGGGCGTGGCAGGCAGGCGCGTGGCAGGGTATCGGGGCGGGGGGTGTCCGGGGCGCGGGAGCGGGCTGCCGGACAGGATCTGTCCGGCTGTCCGGACAGGTGTCGGACAGGTTGCGGACAGGGGCTGCGGGGACGGGGGCGCGGACGATTCGCCGCTTTCCGGCGCCCGGTTCTCGGCTGCCAGTCCTTGGGGGCCCAGTCCTTGGCGTTCAGCCCTTGGGGGCTCAGTTCCCGGGGCGGGCGAGGCCGTAGGCGGCGATCTTGGTGTAAAGCGTCGAGCGCGCGATGCCGAGCCGCCGGGCGGTTGCCGACATGTTGCCGTCGCTTGCCGCCATCGCCTCGAGGATGCGGGTGCGCTCGTCGGGCTCGGTCGGCGTGGGCGGTGCCGCCGGATCGCGGATCTTGTCGGGCAGGTCCCCGGTATCGATCACGCCGCGGCCGCAGAACAGCACCAGGGCCTGCATGTCGTTCCTCAGCTCGCGCGCATTGCCCGGCCAGGGATAGGCCATCAGCGCCTCTCGCGCGGCCCGGGTCAGCGCCGGGGCCTGGCGTCCGGCTTCGGCGGCGGCTTCGGCCAGGAAATGCTGGGCCAGCAGCGGAATGTCCTCGGCCCGGTCGCGCAGCGGTGGCAGCCGGAACTGGATCGTCGAGATGCGGTGGAACAGGTCGCGCCGAAACCTGTTTTCGGCGACATCGCGGGGCAGGTCGCGATGGGTCAGTGCGATCACGCGGAAATCGGAACGATCCGAGGCCGCGCCCCCGGCCGCCCGGGTCAGCCCGTCTTCCAGAACCCGGAGCAGGAAGGGCTGAACGTCCTCGGGCATCTCGCCGATCTCGTCGAGGCAGAGCGTGCCGCCATGGGCCTCGGCCACGGCGCCGCCGCCCCGTGGGCCGGTCTGGTCCACGGGTCGATCCGGGGGCTCGAACAGCACGCCCGCGGCGCTGTCGGCGCGCAGCGCGCCGCAATTGACCGGCACATAATGGCCGTGGCGCCGGGACGAGGCGTCATGGATCGCCCGGGCCAGCAATTCCTTGCCGGTGCCGGTCTCGCCGCTGATCAGCACCGGGACATTCGAGGCGGTCACGCAGCGCGCATGTTCGAGCAGCTTCAGAATTGCGGGGTCGGTGCCCAGAAAGGCGTCGAAAGGGTCGCCGCTGGGGGTCTCTACCGGGCGACGGTGGCCGCGATAGGCGGTCAGCACCATCCCGATCGGCAGGCCGTCGCGACGCAGGATCTCGCTATCCATGCCCGAGAACCGGTCGGACATCTCGCCAGCCCAGTCTTCCTCGCCGCGCGCGCCGATGGCGCCGCCCCGGATCGCCTGGTTGGACCAGACCGCGCGGGTGTCGTGCAGAACCGCGCCGCGCCGGTCGATCAGGATCATATGGGTATTCTGCCAGCGCGCGCGGCGGTCCATGAATTGCTGGTAGAGCGCCTCGCGCTCTTCGCCGATCAGGCGCGCCAGGGCCTGGGTGATCTCGTCTCCGACCGCCATCGCAAGCGCCATGCTCTGGGGCTGGAACATGTCGGTCTGCCCCGAGATGTCGACGATGCCGCGCACCGTCCCGTCGACCGGGTCGAGGATCGGCACCGCGGCACAGCTCCAGCGCTGGATCTCTTCGCAGAAATGCTGGATGCCATGGACCAGCGCCGGGCGTCCCGAGGCCGCGGCGGTGCCGATGGCATTGGTGCCGATGCTGGTTTCCTGCCAGTCGCCGCCGATCTGAAGCCGGTTCTCGCGCCCGGTATCGATCACGCCCCGATCGCCCTCGGTTTCGGTGATGACGCAGTCGGGCGAGGCCAGGATCATCATCACGCCGGTATCCTTCAGCATCGCCCGCGCCCGCAAAAGCGCGTTCCGTGCCAGCCGCCGCAGCTCGGCGGTCTCCTTGCGCGTGCGCGACAGGATCTCGTTGGCGACCTGCGGTGCCGAAA
The genomic region above belongs to Rhodovulum sulfidophilum DSM 1374 and contains:
- a CDS encoding hydantoinase/oxoprolinase family protein, whose translation is MTQTGRNARSVQVLGIDAGGTMTDTFFVDAEGDFVVGKAQTTPANEAQGLLESSREGLEHWGLTLEDALRNIQTGVYSGTAMLNRVVQRKGLRVGLIVNAGMEDFHRMGRAIQAYLGFAYEDRIHINTHYYDDPLVPRDLTRGVAERIDMMGTVVIPLNEETARTAARELIAEDVEGIVISLLHSYKNPTHERRVRDIVEEEIRASGKTIPVFASTDYYPVRKETHRTNTTVLEAYAAEPSRQTLHGISGAFKDHGSRFDFRVMATHGGTISWKAKELARTIVSGPIGGVIGAKYLGEKLGYRNIACSDIGGTSFDVALITQGELTIRNDPDMARLVLSLPLVAMDSVGAGAGSFVRLDPYTKAIKLGPDSAGYRVGVCWAESGIDTVSVSDCHVVLGYLNPDNFLGGQVKLDRQRAWDAVKVQLADPLGLSVEDAAAGVIELLDAELRDYMRAMISGKGYSPGSFTCFSYGGAGPVHTYGYTEGLGFEDVIVPAWAAGFSAFGCAAADFEYRYDKSLDINIDTDAHEADKAAQAEMLQAAWDELTERVLEEFERNGYAADKVALQPGFRMQYRGQLNDLEIESPIGSAGNADDWDRLVDTFNDTYGRVYAASARSPELGYSVTGAIMRGTVPIPKPKIPEEELQDAAPPREARIGTRQFYRKGRWVEARLYQMEALLPGNQIVGPAIIESDATTFVVPDGFETWLDEHRLFHLKEL
- a CDS encoding sigma-54-dependent Fis family transcriptional regulator produces the protein MVARGHFVRKADWARFLETGLVPGDLDPDLAASWLRSRDCGVLPDRISAPQVANEILSRTRKETAELRRLARNALLRARAMLKDTGVMMILASPDCVITETEGDRGVIDTGRENRLQIGGDWQETSIGTNAIGTAAASGRPALVHGIQHFCEEIQRWSCAAVPILDPVDGTVRGIVDISGQTDMFQPQSMALAMAVGDEITQALARLIGEEREALYQQFMDRRARWQNTHMILIDRRGAVLHDTRAVWSNQAIRGGAIGARGEEDWAGEMSDRFSGMDSEILRRDGLPIGMVLTAYRGHRRPVETPSGDPFDAFLGTDPAILKLLEHARCVTASNVPVLISGETGTGKELLARAIHDASSRRHGHYVPVNCGALRADSAAGVLFEPPDRPVDQTGPRGGGAVAEAHGGTLCLDEIGEMPEDVQPFLLRVLEDGLTRAAGGAASDRSDFRVIALTHRDLPRDVAENRFRRDLFHRISTIQFRLPPLRDRAEDIPLLAQHFLAEAAAEAGRQAPALTRAAREALMAYPWPGNARELRNDMQALVLFCGRGVIDTGDLPDKIRDPAAPPTPTEPDERTRILEAMAASDGNMSATARRLGIARSTLYTKIAAYGLARPGN
- a CDS encoding acetone carboxylase subunit gamma, with the protein product MAYTEAKIRDLVDGTIDQDTLHQMLSMPKDRERFEIYLKILQDQVPWDDQIILPLGPKLFIVQRAEDRKWVIRSWAGHDFCDWTENWKLHARVRVRDTPEAMEKIYPKLMAPSTEWQVIREYFCPLSGDLLDVEAPTPWYPVIHDFEPDIDSFYRDWLGLEVPERA
- a CDS encoding hydantoinase B/oxoprolinase family protein; the encoded protein is MNIQSDIKGIVRGGETLKQHRDKIMEATKSSGHYAGLRHMELRDDHPIKYNKLFSRLRAGVVDARETAKKIAASPIVEQEGELCFSLYNAAGDCILTSTGIIIHVGTMGAAIKYMIENGWESNPGIRDRDIFCNNDSLIGNVHPCDIHTIVPIFHEGELIGWVGGVTHVIDTGAVGPGSMTTGQVQRFGDGYSVTCRKIGENDTLFRDWLHESQRAVRTTRYWMLDERTRVAGCHMIRKLVEEVIADEGIESYWQFAYEAIEHGRLGLQNRIKAMTIPGTYRQVGFVDVPYSHEDVRVPSDFAKVDTIMHTPSEMTIRKDGTWRLDFEGSSRWGWHTYNAHSVSFTSGIWVMMTQSLIPSEMINDGAAYGTEFRLPKGTWMNPDDRRVAFAYSWHFLVSSWTALWRGLSRSYFGRGYLEEVNAGNANTSNWLQGGGFNQYDEIHAVNSFECAANGIGASAVRDGISHAAAIWNPEGDMGDMEIWELAEPLVYLGRQIKASSGGAGKYRGGCGFESLRMVWNAKDWTMFFMGNGHISSDWGLMGGYPAASGYRFAAHDTGLKEKIARGEPIPWGGDTDPENPVWDGMLEGARIKRDKQAITTEEMFDDYDLYLNYMRGGPGFGDPLDRKPEAVAADVNGGYLLARLAGDVYGVVLSEDARGQAVADLAATEARRAEIRQERLAQSVPTGEWMKAEREKILAKEAGTQVQQMFAASFKLGPKFERDFRAFWDLPESWQLKEADLPIPSYGKDYSMDLSELPDVTIVQLVEE
- a CDS encoding alpha/beta hydrolase, with product MSMLLSDLRTTFGYLVQAGLCRLVGPLRPKAPPRPDYSAVYTSPDFTVERFGKCQAGSYIEVYRPGTPWLGQNGRPKAVIFLHGFVLGAAQIYRAHLEHLVRQGYTVFFPNFQTGFCSFPPRGLMTVAELLDEVFGDGLRPSQETWMKNALASVSDAYARVGFGPDVAVDTYVYGHSLGGLFALSWPWYVTEDGLPANLMPLQVVTADPVPSSSAASAPGQIGQALDSLQDDVNLGVTGKALTMPVAILHGDADWIVPKSEWDTPFGAIATDRKRMYLSQTDTHGCPGHFANHEQATDDTSFFRPLLSLLLLDGVGAEDTLDWRYLWSALDRVIREGARADQLDFDMGQWSDGRPVRPVEVYLSGS